One genomic window of Pagrus major chromosome 22, Pma_NU_1.0 includes the following:
- the gtf3c2 gene encoding general transcription factor 3C polypeptide 2, which translates to MDPIDSEQGEEKPSEQCCDLTPTSRGRQRKKNPKYLDYETEDTSNEQSAQQKPQRKSSGGRGGAALKRTPAKSGKAKNATQQTADVEIEVTDKTPQESDGQISEEMPKKAVRAKKTPIKGTPARKTPAKKTPAKKTPAKKTTATDGDLPTEEDGVSNTVQQANGKPKRKYVRKRPAQEVEPVTEPPCKEAEGEPPIEPEEELTPGGRRRRGAAKAALKYLHILAKEVFNHPGDESGSQPGANSDVTRTEAVSVTGRRSSKGSKGRKGKKRKRADSDSDNTDDGDFVPGVEDEAEEMEDDDDEEEGEAEAEDSDSEYRTRRNPATYQVNRTWSGPNPKTPNGLNASLMKIVWDTTETTKKFREEHFSSWVFPAWVPSTSDWHPVPQSDVEKYLPQELQSVAFKVSRHGLSKEETPLQRLNRLTAVPAHPDRWDMVLYAGGPVWALEWCPTPDGAPASQYIALACHRGMDDQHYVNKTYSGPGLVQLWDISKLEYNSRPDSQPALAYGLAQDKGFIWHLKWCPAGGWEPPSCGRKEPFLPRLGLLAVATSNSVVTIYSLPHPDALLSNNKQDNSAGQQLPIYQAAGVLTLKLGAFKAPRHEKSGQVLSMDWLPAKPHDIMAIGFYDGVVGLWDLSSKSALLRVREPDKSLSLLPYRCFLAHDHAVRALTFCPASRFLLATAGEDRFVKTWDLRRLYKPVTVLKRFLTNEIHWPLNAPGVMMAQENAYAAIGSHGVHYFDHVMRSIFAVPRTGTLWSISYSDWLNSVLTSDSLGEVIFSVLPQIAYTPQYIKRTLDRRFPVYLTSLVPYDTTKEENQEMGGAEEEQEGDADEEQEGGETEGAEAGSEGGIESNNDNGRDGGRGRKDRGPPLRFQTYKEAVKKYSLLLMDNDMETFAGSEKRAVWKRMRDTEVKAKMNMDEMPLAALHKVRFNPNMCCHTWMASAGQTGLVRLNFLRSMISSQSEQIIRKNRAQFDALYSPKDPEEEVQTVTDDL; encoded by the exons ATGGATCCCATTGACTCTGAACAAG GGGAAGAGAAGCCGTCAGAGCAGTGTTGCGATTTAACACCGACCTCCAGAGGACGACAGCGGAAGAAAAATCCCAAATATTTAGATTATGAAACTGAGGACACGAGTAATGAGCAAAGTGCCCAGCAAAAACCACAGAGAAAGAgctcaggaggaagaggaggagcagctttGAAAAGGACTCCGGCAAAGAGTGGAAAAGCTAAGAACGCCACACAACAGACTGCAGATGTGGAAATAGAAGTAACTGACAAAACACCACAAGAGTCCGATGGTCAAATCTCAGAGGAAATGCCTAAAAAGGCAGTTAGGGCCAAGAAGACCCCAATAAAAGGAACTCCCGCCAGAAAAACTCCCGCCAAAAAAACTCCTGCCAAAAAAACTCCAGCCAAAAAAACTACCGCGACTGATGGAGACCTCCCAACCGAGGAGGATGGAGTTTCAAATACTGTGCAGCAGGCAAACGGGAAACCAAAGAGAAAGTATGTCAGGAAGCGTCCTGCACAGGAAGTGGAACCAGTTACAGAACCACCTTGTAAGGAGGCTGAAGGGGAACCTCCGATTGAACCTGAAGAGGAGCTCACACCAGGTGGTCGCCGCAGGAGAGGTGCTGCTAAAGC GGCTTTGAAGTACCTCCACATTCTGGCAAAAGAAGTATTCAACCATCCCGGTGATGAATCAGGCTCCCAGCCGGGGgccaacagtgatgtcacccgAACAGAAGCAGTGTCAGTAACGGGGCGCAGAAGTTCCAAAGGAAGCAAAG GACGAAAAGGCAAAAAGAGGAAACGTGCTGACTCTGACAGCGATAATACAGACGATGGAGACTTTGTTCCAGGTGTTGAAGACGAGGCTGAGGAGATGGAAGACgacgatgatgaagaagaaggagaggcagAAGCAGAGGACTCGGACTCAGAGTATAGGACAAGAAGAAATCCAGCAACGTATCAAGTCAACAGGACCTGG TCAGGCCCAAATCCCAAAACCCCCAATGGGCTCAACGCCAGCCTCATGAAAATCGTTTGGGACACCACTGAGACAACCAAAAAATT ccGGGAGGAGCACTTCAGCAGCTGGGTGTTCCCAGCGTGGGTCCCCTCCACCAGTGACTGGCATCCTGTACCACAAAG TGATGTGGAGAAATACCTGCCTCAGGAGCTTCAGTCGGTTGCATTCAAAGTGTCCAGACATGGTCTCAGTAAGGAGGAAACGCCTCTGCAAAGACTCAACAG GCTCACAGCAGTACCTGCTCACCCCGATCGTTGGGACATGGTGCTGTATGCAGGCGGACCTGTCTGGGCCTTGGAGTGGTGTCCTACACCTGACGGTGCTCCGGCATCTCAGTACATAGCTCTGGCCTGTCATCGAGGGATGGATGACCAGCACTACGTTAACAAGACGTACAGCGGGCCTGGACTCGTTCAGCTGTGGGACATCAGCAAGCTGGAGTACAACAGCAG ACCAGATTCCCAGCCAGCCTTGGCCTATGGTTTGGCCCAGGACAAAGGCTTCATCTGGCATCTAAAGTGGTGTCCTGCAGGAGGCTGGGAGCCTCCCAGCTGTGGCAGAAAG GAACCTTTTCTGCCCAGACTGGGTCTTCTGGCGGTTGCCACCTCCAACAGCGTGGTCACCATTTACAGCCTGCCCCACCCTGATGCTCTGCTTTCCAACAACAAGCAAGATAACTCTG CCGGTCAACAGCTGCCAATATACCAG GCAGCAGGAGTGTTAACACTGAAGCTCGGTGCCTTCAAAGCTCCTCGCCATGAAAAGAGTGGACAAGTCCTGTCTATGGATTGGCTGCCTGCAAAACCACACGATATAATGGCTATTGGATTTTATGATG gTGTCGTAGGTCTGTGGGATCTGTCCTCCAAGTCTGCACTGTTGCGAGTGCGAGAGCCCGACAAGTCGCTCAGCCTGCTGCCTTATCGATGCTTCCTGGCTCACGACCACGCGGTCCGAGCTCTGACCTTCTGTCCCGCCTCCAG ATTCCTGTTGGCGACAGCAGGAGAGGACCGCTTTGTGAAGACGTGGGATCTGAGGAGGCTCTACAAGCCCGTCACTGTTCTCAAACGCTTTCTCACCAATGAAATTCATTGGCCATTGAACGCACCTGGTGTCATGATGGCTCAGGAGAATGCCTATGCAGC GATTGGCTCACATGGTGTCCATTACTTTGACCATGTAATGCGCTCCATCTTCGCAGTTCCACGGACAGGCACTCTGTGG TCTATATCTTACAGTGATTGGTTGAACAGTGTGTTGACATCAGACAGCCTTGGTGAAGTGATCTTCTCCGTGTTACCTCAGATAGCCTACACTCCTCAATACATCAAACGCACGCTGGACAGGCGTTTT CCCGTCTACCTCACATCTCTGGTGCCTTATGATACAACTAAAGAAGAAAATCAAGAAATGGGAGGAgcggaggaggagcaggagggagatGCTGATGAAGagcaggaaggaggagagacagagggagcgGAGGCTGGATCTGAAGGAGGAATTGAGAGCAATAATGACAACGGAAGAGACGGAGGACGAGGTAGAAAGGATAGAGGTCCCCCTCTGCGGTTCCAGACATACAAAGAAGCTGTGAAGAAATACAGCCTCCTCCTGATGGACAATGATATG GAGACCTTTGCTGGAAGCGAGAAGCGAGCTGTGTGGAAACGCATGAGAGACACGGAGGTGAAGGCGAAGATGAACATGGATGAGATGCCACTGGCCGCACTTCACAAg